The following proteins come from a genomic window of Oncorhynchus mykiss isolate Arlee chromosome 19, USDA_OmykA_1.1, whole genome shotgun sequence:
- the id2 gene encoding Id2 protein — MKAISPVRSFRKNSSNLSEHSLGISRSKTPVDDPLSLLYNMNDCYSKLKELVPSIPQNKNVSKMEILQHVIDYILDLQIALDSNVAITSHHHPRPGQATPRTPLTTLNTDISILSLQSPEFPSDLITDDSRTLHR, encoded by the exons ATGAAAGCGATAAGCCCAGTAAGGTCTTTCCGGAAAAACAGCTCAAATCTGTCTGAACACAGTCTGGGAATCTCTCGGAGCAAGACTCCCGTGGATGATCCTTTAAGCCTGCTTTACAACATGAACGACTGCTACTCCAAGCTGAAGGAGCTGGTGCCCAGTATCCCTCAGAACAAGAACGTAAGCAAGATGGAAATCCTGCAGCATGTCATCGACTATATTCTGGACCTGCAGATCGCACTTGACTCCAATGTCGCAATAACGAGCCACCATCACCCGCGACCAGGGCAAGCTACACCCAGGACTCCCCTAACAACTCTCAATACAGACATCAGCATCTTGTCATTACAG TCTCCGGAGTTCCCATCAGACCTGATAACGGATGACAGCAGGACTCTTCATCGTTAA